The following proteins come from a genomic window of Gadus morhua chromosome 11, gadMor3.0, whole genome shotgun sequence:
- the crot gene encoding LOW QUALITY PROTEIN: peroxisomal carnitine O-octanoyltransferase (The sequence of the model RefSeq protein was modified relative to this genomic sequence to represent the inferred CDS: inserted 2 bases in 2 codons; deleted 3 bases in 3 codons) produces MAHQMSGTLPERTFQYQDSLPPLPVPSLEGSLSKYLDAVRPFAXEQEYEATVENVRSFQEGVGQVLQQKLLHRASTRRNWLEEWWLNTAYLEVRTPSQLNINFGGPAPYLEHCWPPAEGTQLKRTSVGLWHMLQYWDLIRTERMTPHKAGRSGLDMDQYRMLFCTCKVPGVTKDTILNYFKTESEGPCPSHVVVMRRGRIFTFDALHDGKILSPPELLRQLQYVTECCEGXADGDGVAALTSEERTTWAKAREHLISLDPVNTSILETIQSSLFVVSLDEAKPYATAEDYTPLTLETLTGDPTIRWGDKSYNSISYADGTFGSNCDHAPYDAMILVSLCYYIDQRLEATGGEWTGSDAVRAMPFPEELVFTVDAKVRSDINRAKHHYRNTAQNLQLVCYAFTAFGKEAIKQRKLHPDTFVQLAMQLAYYRKHGRPGSCYETAMTRRFYHGRTETMRPCTQEAVLWCQAMTDPTCTEDVKRRALLKAVNKHNKLMALAQNGEGFDRHLLGLYLVSKEEGLPTPHLFMDPLYAKSGGGGNFTLSSSLVGYTTVLGAVAPMVQHGYGFFYRIRDDRIVMSITAWKSDPETDAESLFKTLCSSLHDILHLATTSQL; encoded by the exons ATGGCACATCAAATGTCAGGGACTCTGCCAGAGCGGACCTTTCAGTACCAGGAcagccttcctcctcttcccgtCCCCTCGCTGGAGGGGAGCCTGTCCAAGTACCTGGATGCAG TGCGTCCATTTG CCGAGCAGGAGTACGAGGCTACAGTGGAGAATGTCAGGAGCTTCCAAGAGGGCGTTGGT CAAGTCCTGCAGCAGAAACTACTCCACAGAGCGAGCACCAGGAGGAACTGG CTGGAGGAGTGGTGGTTGAACACGGCCTACCTGGAGGTCCGGACC CCCTCTCAGCTCAACATCAACTTTGGAGGACCGGCC CCCTACCTGGAGCACTGCTGGCCCCCCGCTGAGGGAACTCAGCTAAAGAGGACCAGTGTTGGCCTGTGGCACATGCTGCAATACTGGGACCTGATCCGCAC GGAGAGGATGACTCCTCATAAGGCTGGCCGATCAGGGCTGGACATGGACCAGTACCGCATGCTGTTCTGCACCTGTAAGGTACCTGGAGTCACCAAGGATACCATCCTCAACTACTTTAAAACAG AGAGTGAGGGCCCCTGTCCCTCCCATGTTGTGGTGATGCGTCGTGGGAGAATCTTTACCTTTGATGCTCTTCATGATGGAAAGATTCTAAGTCCTCCAGAGCTGCTGAG GCAGCTGCAGTACGTGACCGAGTGTTGTGAAG GGGCAGATGGAGATGGTGTCGCTGCCCTCACCTCAGAAGAGAGAACCACTTGGGCCAAG GCCAGAGAGCATCTGATCAGCCTTGACCCCGTCAACACCAGCATCCTGGAGACCATCCAAAGCAGTCTGTTTGTTGTCTCTCTGGACGAAGCTAAACCCTATGCCACCGCAGAAGACTACACCCCG CTGACGTTGGAAACTCTAACGGGTGACCCCACCATTCGCTGGGGAGACAAATCGTACAACTCCATTTCATACGCAGATGGCACGTTTGGATCCAACTGTGAT CACGCACCCTACGATGCAATGATTCTGGTGTCTCTGTGTTACTACATAGACCAGAGACTTGAAGCCACAGGTGGGGAGTGGACG GGCTCTGATGCTGTGAGAGCCATGCCTTTCCCTGAAGAACTGGTTTTCACAGTGGATGCCAAAGTCAGAAGTGACATCAACCGGGCAAAACATCACTACCGGAACACG GCACAAAACCTGCAGCTTGTTTGTTATGCATTCACCGCCTTTGGAAAAGAAGCCATTAAACAGAGGAAACTCCATCCTGATACCTTTGTTCAGCTGGCAATGCAGTTAGCCTACTACCGAAAGCATGGAAG ACCAGGAAGTTGTTATGAGACCGCAATGACTCGCAGGTTCTACCACGGCCGGACGGAGACCATGAGACCCTGCACCCAGGAGGCCGTCCTCTGGTGTCAGGCCATGACCGACCCCACGtgcact GAGGATGTGAAGAGGAGAGCTCTGCTGAAGGCGGTCAACAAGCACAACAAACTCATGGCTCTGGCCCAGAACGGAGAAG GGTTTGACAGGCATCTGCTGGGCCTGTATCTGGTCTCTAAGGAGGAGGGACTTCCTACTCCACATCTCTTCATGGATCCACTTTATGCCAAGAG TGGTGGTGGCGGTAACTTCACGCTGTCGTCCAGTCTGGTCGGGTACACTACGGTCCTGGGTGCTGTAGCTCCGATGGTGCAGCATGGCTATGGATTCTTTTATCGAATCAGAGACGACCG GATTGTGATGTCCATCACTGCTTGGAAGTCTGACCCAGAGACAGACGCAGAGTCACTCTTCAAGACCCTGTGTTCCTCTCTGCATGATATTCTCCACTTAGCCACAACATCTCAGCTCTAA